In a genomic window of Lonchura striata isolate bLonStr1 chromosome 4, bLonStr1.mat, whole genome shotgun sequence:
- the CCNI gene encoding cyclin-I isoform X1 codes for MKFSGALESQRLSLLLEMAISREAQMWKAHVPKIQPNQDVAISPRQRDEVIQWLAKLKYQFHLYPETLALAISLLDRFLAAVKARPKYLNCIAISCFFLAAKTIEEDERIPVLKVLARDSFCGCSPAEIRRMEKIILDKLNWDLHMATPLDFLHIFHAVAVSSRPQLLALLPTPSPSQHVAALTKQLLHCMACFQLLQFKGSMLALAIVSLELEKLLPDWLALIIELLQKAQMDSSQLIHCRELVAHHLSTLQPSLLPNSVYVYSPLQQTLVTCNRGAFHRQPSSVPGPGFSQDNGRPEAPVTATAALCPRLPAPASGCKPGSAKRKVEEMEVDDFYDGIKRLYNEDLAPEAAALENMGSVCGADVSRQEGSVSPCPPLQPVSVM; via the exons GATGTAGCCATTTCTCCAAGGCAGAGGGATGAGGTCATCCAGTGGCTGGCCAAGCTCAAGTACCAGTTCCACCTTTACCCAGAAACGCTTGCCCTGGCCATCAGCCTCTTGGACAGGTTTTTAGCAGCAGTAAAG GCCCGTCCCAAGTACCTGAACTGTATTGCAATCAGCTGCTTCTTCCTCGCTGCAAAGACCATTGAGGAAGATGAG AGGATTCCAGTACTCAAAGTGTTGGCTCGGGATAGCTTTTGTGGTTGTTCTCCAGCTGAAATTCGCAGAATGGAGAAGATCATCCTGGATAAACTGAACTGGGATCTTCACATGGCAACGCCACTGGATTTCCTTCATATT TTCCACGCCGTGGCGGTGTCCAGCAGGCcgcagctcctggccctgctgcccacgccgAGCCCCTCGCAGCACGTGGCGGCGCTcaccaagcagctgctgcactgcatggcctgtttccagctgctgcagttcAAGGGCTCCATGCTGGCGCTGGCCATCgtcagcctggagctggagaagctgcTCCCCGACTGGCTGGCTCTCATCATCGAGCTGCTCCAGAAGGCACAG ATGGACAGCTCGCAGCTGATCCACTGCCGGGAGCTGGTGGCACATCACCTTTccactctgcagccttctctgcTGCCCAACTCTGTATATGTCTACAGTCCCCTCCAGCAGACCCTGGTGACCTGTAACAGAGGAGCGTTCCACCGCCAGCCCTCCTCTGTCCCAGGGCCGGGTTTCTCCCAGGACAACGGCCGGCCAGAAGCGCCCGTCACAGCTACAGCCGCGCTCTGCCCGCGCCTGCCCGCCCCCGCCAGCGGCTGCAAGCCAGGCTCCGCCAAGCGCAAGGTGGAAGAGATGGAAGTGGACGACTTCTACGATGGCATCAAGCGCCTCTACAACGAAGACCTGGCTCCGGAGGCAGCGGCCCTGGAGAACATGGGCTCCGTTTGCGGCGCCGACGTCTCGCGGCAGGAGGGCAGCGTGTCCCCCTGCCCGCCTCTGCAGCCGGTGTCTGTCATGTAG
- the SEPTIN11 gene encoding septin-11 isoform X1: MDTLFNTKFESEPATHNEPGVRLKARSYELQESNVRLKLTIVDTVGFGDQINKDDSYKPIVEYIDAQFEAYLQEELKIKRSLFNYHDTRIHACLYFIAPTGHSLKSLDLVTMKKLDSKVNIIPIIAKADTIAKNELHKFKSKIMSELVSNGVQIYQFPTDEETVAEINATMSVHLPFAVVGSTEEVKIGNKMAKARQYPWGVVQVENENHCDFVKLREMLIRVNMEDLREQTHTRHYELYRRCKLEEMGFKDTDPDSKPFSLQETYEAKRNEFLGELQKKEDEMRQMFVMRVKEKEAELKEAEKDLHEKFDHLKRTHQEEKKKVEDKKKELEEELNNFQKKKAAAQLLQSQAQQAGSQQTKKDKDKKNFFFM, encoded by the exons ATGGACACGCTGTTCAACACCAAGTTCGAGAGCGAGCCCGCCACGCACAACGAGCCCGGCGTCCGGTTGAAAGCGCGGAGTTATGAGCTCCAGGAGAGCAACGTGCGGCTGAAGCTGACCATCGTGGACACTGTGGGCTTTGGCGATCAGATCAACAAGGATGACAG CTACAAGCCTATAGTAGAATACATCGATGCACAGTTCGAAGCCTAcctgcaggaagagctgaaGATCAAGCGATCCCTGTTCAACTACCATGACACGCGGATCCATGCCTGCCTCTACTTCATCGCTCCCACAGGACACTCGCTCAAGTCCCTGGACTTGGTCACCATGAAGAAACTCGACAGTAAG GTGAACATCATCCCCATCATTGCCAAGGCTGACACCATTGCAAAGAACGAGTTGCACAAGTTCAAGAGTAAAATCATGAGTGAGCTGGTCAGCAACGGCGTGCAGATCTACCAGTTCCCGACCGATGAGGAGACGGTGGCTGAGATCAATGCCACCATGAGT GTCCACCTTCCTTTTGCCGTGGTTGGCAGCACCGAGGAAGTGAAGATTGGCAACAAGATGGCAAAAGCCAGGCAGTACCCCTGGGGTGTCGTGCAGG TTGAAAATGAAAACCACTGTGACTTTGTGAAGCTGCGCGAGATGCTGATCCGAGTGAACATGGAGGACTTGCGGGAGCAGACGCACACCCGGCACTACGAGCTGTACAGGCGCTGCAAGCTGGAAGAGATGGGCTTCAAGGACACGGATCCGGACAGCAAACCTTTCAG CCTCCAAGAGACTTACGAAGCCAAGAGGAATGAATTCCTGGGTGAACTCCAGAAGAAGGAGGATGAAATGAGGCAGATGTTTGTCATGCGAGtgaaggagaaggaagcagaGTTGAAGGAAGCAGAGAAGGAT cttcaCGAAAAGTTTGACCATCTAAAGAGGACTCAccaagaagagaagaaaaaggtggAAGACAAAAAGAAGGAACTTGAGGAAGAGCTGAACAACTTTCAAAAGAagaaggcagcagctcagctatTACAGTCACAGGCTCAGCAGGCAGGTTCTCAACAAACCAAGAAAGACAAGGACAAGAAAAA CTTCTTCTTTATGTAA
- the SEPTIN11 gene encoding septin-11 isoform X2 — MDTLFNTKFESEPATHNEPGVRLKARSYELQESNVRLKLTIVDTVGFGDQINKDDSYKPIVEYIDAQFEAYLQEELKIKRSLFNYHDTRIHACLYFIAPTGHSLKSLDLVTMKKLDSKVNIIPIIAKADTIAKNELHKFKSKIMSELVSNGVQIYQFPTDEETVAEINATMSVHLPFAVVGSTEEVKIGNKMAKARQYPWGVVQVENENHCDFVKLREMLIRVNMEDLREQTHTRHYELYRRCKLEEMGFKDTDPDSKPFSLQETYEAKRNEFLGELQKKEDEMRQMFVMRVKEKEAELKEAEKDLHEKFDHLKRTHQEEKKKVEDKKKELEEELNNFQKKKAAAQLLQSQAQQAGSQQTKKDKDKKNASFT, encoded by the exons ATGGACACGCTGTTCAACACCAAGTTCGAGAGCGAGCCCGCCACGCACAACGAGCCCGGCGTCCGGTTGAAAGCGCGGAGTTATGAGCTCCAGGAGAGCAACGTGCGGCTGAAGCTGACCATCGTGGACACTGTGGGCTTTGGCGATCAGATCAACAAGGATGACAG CTACAAGCCTATAGTAGAATACATCGATGCACAGTTCGAAGCCTAcctgcaggaagagctgaaGATCAAGCGATCCCTGTTCAACTACCATGACACGCGGATCCATGCCTGCCTCTACTTCATCGCTCCCACAGGACACTCGCTCAAGTCCCTGGACTTGGTCACCATGAAGAAACTCGACAGTAAG GTGAACATCATCCCCATCATTGCCAAGGCTGACACCATTGCAAAGAACGAGTTGCACAAGTTCAAGAGTAAAATCATGAGTGAGCTGGTCAGCAACGGCGTGCAGATCTACCAGTTCCCGACCGATGAGGAGACGGTGGCTGAGATCAATGCCACCATGAGT GTCCACCTTCCTTTTGCCGTGGTTGGCAGCACCGAGGAAGTGAAGATTGGCAACAAGATGGCAAAAGCCAGGCAGTACCCCTGGGGTGTCGTGCAGG TTGAAAATGAAAACCACTGTGACTTTGTGAAGCTGCGCGAGATGCTGATCCGAGTGAACATGGAGGACTTGCGGGAGCAGACGCACACCCGGCACTACGAGCTGTACAGGCGCTGCAAGCTGGAAGAGATGGGCTTCAAGGACACGGATCCGGACAGCAAACCTTTCAG CCTCCAAGAGACTTACGAAGCCAAGAGGAATGAATTCCTGGGTGAACTCCAGAAGAAGGAGGATGAAATGAGGCAGATGTTTGTCATGCGAGtgaaggagaaggaagcagaGTTGAAGGAAGCAGAGAAGGAT cttcaCGAAAAGTTTGACCATCTAAAGAGGACTCAccaagaagagaagaaaaaggtggAAGACAAAAAGAAGGAACTTGAGGAAGAGCTGAACAACTTTCAAAAGAagaaggcagcagctcagctatTACAGTCACAGGCTCAGCAGGCAGGTTCTCAACAAACCAAGAAAGACAAGGACAAGAAAAA TGCAAGCTTCACATAA